TCTCCATAACATCGGAGTTTCTCCTGAGCTCATCCCCTTCTTTCTCCCCAGAAGCCAAGTGACTGCAAACAAAACAGAAGCTTGTCTGATGCAAAGACATGCTCACTGATATACATCCCTGCAGCCAAAACAGTATATCGCTTGATCAGAAACTTgtcaaagagaaggaaaagaaaagaaagaagaagtggaacaagaagaagaagaagggaaggtgAGAGGCATATAACAAGGCATGGCTAACTCGAATCTCACCTTGTTACCAAGATAGCCCATGATTCCACGCCCAACACAAGAGAGTCTCATATGTCCTATATGTTCGACTAGTTCTCTTCTCACCCAAACAGTGACGAAGATCCCTACCATCTGCTTGCTAGCTATGAGGATATACTGCAGTTGCTTGTCTGCAGTGGAGACTGCAGCAGCTAAATCTGTGGCTGCAAAACTGCGTGATACCTCCTCTTCCTCATCCgaggagtcatcatcatcactAATATAAGCTGTGGGGCATCTGAAACAGGAGTCTCGGCAGTACTTCCCTACCACCGCCTCCGGTGGGCAGTTGCAGGTCTTTAGCCGTCTTCCCTGCTCTGTCGTGCTAGTTTTGCTGAAAGATACTGATGAACCACTGGTATTCTTGAGATCTCTAGAAACAGAAGAATTTAAACTAGAAGCTTGAGAAGAGGAGTTAGTGAATGGAGATGGGGTATGCGGGTAACCATCAGCATCAGCCTCTGCCGGTCTGTTCAATGCTTGGTTGATTAGAGCTAACCATTTCTCTGCTGGCTGGTTATCTTCTATAACAAGCACATTTCCAGCATTCAGAGGGACTATTTCCTGAAAACTAATAACATCATGGAAGAAAAGAAGTGAAACAGAAGGGTTAGATAAAATGCAACGGAGACTAGGCTGCAATCTATAAACATGAAGAACAATAAAAACAAGGAAATCTATAATATGCAGATCATCGAGAAATATTCATAAACCTTTAGTAATGAAAAAAATTAGATcataaaacagaaaataaaaaaaaaaatatttatttacaaaaaaatattgataggGAAGTGGTTTAAAATTATAGCTGAGGATAGGAGACATGCTTCGAAATATGTATATCAAGAAATTAGTCATCAGAGATTCACAAGTTTGTACTAGGATACGTACCCTAGCACATACATATCTGAATGATCATCAGCAGGAATAAAATCATTAAGGTTTAGCCCACTATGAGGTGGTTTTCCTCCAACATTCCATGTGGCAACAGATACCCTACAGCGAGCAGGATGAAGGTGGAAGGACAGAATATAAGTAAGAAAACGGCTGCAGAACATAAAACCAGAAGAAACTGATAAAATAGAGTGTACCTGAAGGCCTGGGTATTTACAGTGTCTTGTAAGGAGGACGAGAATTCGTTGAAACTTAAGCCCCCAAGCCTTGAATTAGAGTCTGTTTCTTCAAATTGGAATATAAAGAAATGAAGTTAAAAGGCCATGACAAAGCTTATGAGATGTGGTATGTGAAGAGAAactagaaaataaagaactaagaAACTAAAAGAGATACCAGAAAAGCTTTTCCTGAGAGCAGGAGACGCACTTGTTGGGAAAGATGGGCACTCTCCACAATCAACTGCTATTTGTAAGGGCACAGTTAGCTATAACTAGAGAAGAAACAGTTAAGTAAGAATgtgaaaaataatgataataccTCTTAGCATATTACCAAGAATAATATTAAATGTGAGATTTGCTAAACCAGGATGCTTGAGTCTGAAATTTAAGGACCAAAAGAGTAACCATGAACAAATATTAAGGATGAGCTAAAGATTTTATATTTCTCAGTTTCTCCTACTATCCCCTGCTTTATAGTTCTATCTTTTCCAAATTGGATTTTCTTCTTAACTTTCCTCAGCAGTTTTCCATGGTCAAATGTGCTAAAATATCTAAATTTTGGAAGCATTTACCTATTGAACATACATTTCCACCAAAAAGATAATTGCAGACTTAAGTAAATGCAATGATTTTCTCATTAGAATCGCCCAAAGAGATATCTATGTTTTCATTTCATGGACATTAGACCTGTCAATCTGAACAAAAGATAAATAGCGCATTTGAATTGAATAATAATGTTGGGTTTACAAGAACAAATAGGAGTTTCTCTAGTAAGTAAAAATTTATCAAAAGTCTAAATTAGCAAGATAAGTATTCTACGCGGCCCATGAATCCCTCCATGGTTAAGATAAAGATTCTCAATCTCTCTCTGGGTTTTGTTATCTTTCAGTTTACTCCTTGAATGTCCATCTCAAGTCTCAACAGCCTTTTGTATGTTATTATCTACTCTCTGATATAAAAGAGGGATCACCGCAGAAGTTACTTCTCTTTTCTTGtaaaggaacaagaggaaaaaagCCCACCTATAGGTGGCATTCAGATGGAGTTCCCTCAGAGCAGAAAGTgtcaattatattttatttttcaattccATTCATCACTAACTATagctttaaatttttaaaacttcactttcttcttttctagaatgaCAGTGCTTCCTTGGGTTTTGCCAAAATTATGGAAGAAACTTGAATGCCCAACATGCCtccttctaaagaagaaaattgCTGTTGCCGAAATAAGAGAGAGATTTTGTCTCCTTACTTCTAATAACGATGAACTTATCAACATACAAAACATGAAAAAGTATAAAACTTTAAGTCTGTAAGAACATACCAGAGGCGTTGAATGAGAGCTCCCTTCTCTTTGATGCTTTCATCTCCCACATCCCACAGATTTTCGGGAAAAAAGACTGCAACGCCtaccaattagaatttaataaatTGATCTCTCGTACCTCGAAAGAGAAATAATACTTGATTAACCTATAAGTTACAATCAAAAGATTAACCTACATTCTTACTCCAAACCAATTCCTTGAAAGATAGCATTAAGTTTGTAAAGTTGACCACATGAGCCAGTAAACACATACCTTTTTTCCTTTGCCATTTCCAAGGTTCATTTGTGCAACACCTGTGTCTCCTTCCTCTTGCTGATACTGATTCAGAATCTACAGTCTCCCCCTCAATCGATTCTCCTAGACTG
The Phoenix dactylifera cultivar Barhee BC4 chromosome 3, palm_55x_up_171113_PBpolish2nd_filt_p, whole genome shotgun sequence DNA segment above includes these coding regions:
- the LOC103709075 gene encoding type I inositol polyphosphate 5-phosphatase 10-like isoform X5, with the translated sequence MNLGNGKGKKSFFPKICGMWEMKASKRRELSFNASAVDCGECPSFPTSASPALRKSFSETDSNSRLGGLSFNEFSSSLQDTVNTQAFRVSVATWNVGGKPPHSGLNLNDFIPADDHSDMYVLGFQEIVPLNAGNVLVIEDNQPAEKWLALINQALNRPAEADADGYPHTPSPFTNSSSQASSLNSSVSRDLKNTSGSSVSFSKTSTTEQGRRLKTCNCPPEAVVGKYCRDSCFRCPTAYISDDDDSSDEEEEVSRSFAATDLAAAVSTADKQLQYILIASKQMVGIFVTVWVRRELVEHIGHMRLSCVGRGIMGYLGNKGCISVSMSLHQTSFCFVCSHLASGEKEGDELRRNSDVMEILKNTHFRKICRSSSRRIPQRILEHDRVIWLGDLNYRIALSYSETRKLLEDNNWDALLEKDQLKIEREAGRVFKGWNEGKIYFAPTYKYSNNSDAYAGETVTSKKKRRTPAWCDRILWHGDGLVQLSYIRGESRFSDHRPVCAVFRVEVGMPDSSLKKGLSVPNMKVGVEELLPPSNSFFS
- the LOC103709075 gene encoding type I inositol polyphosphate 5-phosphatase 10-like isoform X8, giving the protein MWEMKASKRRELSFNASAVDCGECPSFPTSASPALRKSFSETDSNSRLGGLSFNEFSSSLQDTVNTQAFRVSVATWNVGGKPPHSGLNLNDFIPADDHSDMYVLGFQEIVPLNAGNVLVIEDNQPAEKWLALINQALNRPAEADADGYPHTPSPFTNSSSQASSLNSSVSRDLKNTSGSSVSFSKTSTTEQGRRLKTCNCPPEAVVGKYCRDSCFRCPTAYISDDDDSSDEEEEVSRSFAATDLAAAVSTADKQLQYILIASKQMVGIFVTVWVRRELVEHIGHMRLSCVGRGIMGYLGNKGCISVSMSLHQTSFCFVCSHLASGEKEGDELRRNSDVMEILKNTHFRKICRSSSRRIPQRILEHDRVIWLGDLNYRIALSYSETRKLLEDNNWDALLEKDQLKIEREAGRVFKGWNEGKIYFAPTYKYSNNSDAYAGETVTSKKKRRTPAWCDRILWHGDGLVQLSYIRGESRFSDHRPVCAVFRVEVGMPDSSLKKGLSVPNMKVGVEELLPPSNSFFS
- the LOC103709075 gene encoding type I inositol polyphosphate 5-phosphatase 10-like isoform X4, coding for MNLGNGKGKKALQSFFPKICGMWEMKASKRRELSFNASVDCGECPSFPTSASPALRKSFSDSNSRLGGLSFNEFSSSLQDTVNTQAFRVSVATWNVGGKPPHSGLNLNDFIPADDHSDMYVLGFQEIVPLNAGNVLVIEDNQPAEKWLALINQALNRPAEADADGYPHTPSPFTNSSSQASSLNSSVSRDLKNTSGSSVSFSKTSTTEQGRRLKTCNCPPEAVVGKYCRDSCFRCPTAYISDDDDSSDEEEEVSRSFAATDLAAAVSTADKQLQYILIASKQMVGIFVTVWVRRELVEHIGHMRLSCVGRGIMGYLGNKGCISVSMSLHQTSFCFVCSHLASGEKEGDELRRNSDVMEILKNTHFRKICRSSSRRIPQRILEHDRVIWLGDLNYRIALSYSETRKLLEDNNWDALLEKDQLKIEREAGRVFKGWNEGKIYFAPTYKYSNNSDAYAGETVTSKKKRRTPAWCDRILWHGDGLVQLSYIRGESRFSDHRPVCAVFRVEVGMPDSSLKKGLSVPNMKVGVEELLPPSNSFFS
- the LOC103709075 gene encoding type I inositol polyphosphate 5-phosphatase 10-like isoform X7; this encodes MNLGNGKGKKALQSFFPKICGMWEMKASKRRELSFNASAVDCGECPSFPTSASPALRKSFSETDSNSRLGGLSFNEFSSSLQDTVNTQAFRVSVATWNVGGKPPHSGLNLNDFIPADDHSDMYVLGFQEIVPLNAGNVLVIEDNQPAEKWLALINQALNRPAEADADGYPHTPSPFTNSSSQASSLNSSVSRDLKNTSGSSVSFSKTSTTEQGRRLKTCNCPPEAVVGKYCRDSCFRCPTAYISDDDDSSDEEEEVSRSFAATDLAAAVSTADKQLQYILIASKQMVGIFVTVWVRRELVEHIGHMRLSCVGRGIMGYLGNKGCISVSMSLHQTSFCFVCSHLASGEKEGDELRRNSDVMEILKNTHFRKICRSSSRRIPQRILEHDRVIWLGDLNYRIALSYSETRKLLEDNNWDALLEKDQLKIEREAGRVFKGWNEGKIYFAPTYKYSNNSDAYAGETVTSKKKRRTPAWYARHCVLMLVFLRSKWSRSIGVIAYYGMVMGWCSCLTSAVSRDFLIIAQCVRFSEWR
- the LOC103709075 gene encoding type I inositol polyphosphate 5-phosphatase 10-like isoform X6 — encoded protein: MNLGNGKGKKSFFPKICGMWEMKASKRRELSFNASVDCGECPSFPTSASPALRKSFSETDSNSRLGGLSFNEFSSSLQDTVNTQAFRVSVATWNVGGKPPHSGLNLNDFIPADDHSDMYVLGFQEIVPLNAGNVLVIEDNQPAEKWLALINQALNRPAEADADGYPHTPSPFTNSSSQASSLNSSVSRDLKNTSGSSVSFSKTSTTEQGRRLKTCNCPPEAVVGKYCRDSCFRCPTAYISDDDDSSDEEEEVSRSFAATDLAAAVSTADKQLQYILIASKQMVGIFVTVWVRRELVEHIGHMRLSCVGRGIMGYLGNKGCISVSMSLHQTSFCFVCSHLASGEKEGDELRRNSDVMEILKNTHFRKICRSSSRRIPQRILEHDRVIWLGDLNYRIALSYSETRKLLEDNNWDALLEKDQLKIEREAGRVFKGWNEGKIYFAPTYKYSNNSDAYAGETVTSKKKRRTPAWCDRILWHGDGLVQLSYIRGESRFSDHRPVCAVFRVEVGMPDSSLKKGLSVPNMKVGVEELLPPSNSFFS
- the LOC103709075 gene encoding type I inositol polyphosphate 5-phosphatase 10-like isoform X9, whose protein sequence is MNLGNGKGKKALQSFFPKICGMWEMKASKRRELSFNASAVDCGECPSFPTSASPALRKSFSETDSNSRLGGLSFNEFSSSLQDTVNTQAFRVSVATWNVGGKPPHSGLNLNDFIPADDHSDMYVLGFQEIVPLNAGNVLVIEDNQPAEKWLALINQALNRPAEADADGYPHTPSPFTNSSSQASSLNSSVSRDLKNTSGSSVSFSKTSTTEQGRRLKTCNCPPEAVVGKYCRDSCFRCPTAYISDDDDSSDEEEEVSRSFAATDLAAAVSTADKQLQYILIASKQMVGIFVTVWVRRELVEHIGHMRLSCVGRGIMGYLGNKGCISVSMSLHQTSFCFVCSHLASGEKEGDELRRNSDVMEILKNTHFRKICRSSSRRIPQRILEHDRVIWLGDLNYRIALSYSETRKLLEDNNWDALLEKDQLKIEREAGRVFKGWNEGKIYFAPTYKYSNNSDAYAGETVTSKKKRRTPAWC
- the LOC103709075 gene encoding type I inositol polyphosphate 5-phosphatase 10-like isoform X1, with protein sequence MNLGNGKGKKALQSFFPKICGMWEMKASKRRELSFNASAVDCGECPSFPTSASPALRKSFSETDSNSRLGGLSFNEFSSSLQDTVNTQAFRVSVATWNVGGKPPHSGLNLNDFIPADDHSDMYVLGFQEIVPLNAGNVLVIEDNQPAEKWLALINQALNRPAEADADGYPHTPSPFTNSSSQASSLNSSVSRDLKNTSGSSVSFSKTSTTEQGRRLKTCNCPPEAVVGKYCRDSCFRCPTAYISDDDDSSDEEEEVSRSFAATDLAAAVSTADKQLQYILIASKQMVGIFVTVWVRRELVEHIGHMRLSCVGRGIMGYLGNKGCISVSMSLHQTSFCFVCSHLASGEKEGDELRRNSDVMEILKNTHFRKICRSSSRRIPQRILEHDRVIWLGDLNYRIALSYSETRKLLEDNNWDALLEKDQLKIEREAGRVFKGWNEGKIYFAPTYKYSNNSDAYAGETVTSKKKRRTPAWCDRILWHGDGLVQLSYIRGESRFSDHRPVCAVFRVEVGMPDSSLKKGLSVPNMKVGVEELLPPSNSFFS
- the LOC103709075 gene encoding type I inositol polyphosphate 5-phosphatase 10-like isoform X3; translation: MNLGNGKGKKALQSFFPKICGMWEMKASKRRELSFNASAVDCGECPSFPTSASPALRKSFSDSNSRLGGLSFNEFSSSLQDTVNTQAFRVSVATWNVGGKPPHSGLNLNDFIPADDHSDMYVLGFQEIVPLNAGNVLVIEDNQPAEKWLALINQALNRPAEADADGYPHTPSPFTNSSSQASSLNSSVSRDLKNTSGSSVSFSKTSTTEQGRRLKTCNCPPEAVVGKYCRDSCFRCPTAYISDDDDSSDEEEEVSRSFAATDLAAAVSTADKQLQYILIASKQMVGIFVTVWVRRELVEHIGHMRLSCVGRGIMGYLGNKGCISVSMSLHQTSFCFVCSHLASGEKEGDELRRNSDVMEILKNTHFRKICRSSSRRIPQRILEHDRVIWLGDLNYRIALSYSETRKLLEDNNWDALLEKDQLKIEREAGRVFKGWNEGKIYFAPTYKYSNNSDAYAGETVTSKKKRRTPAWCDRILWHGDGLVQLSYIRGESRFSDHRPVCAVFRVEVGMPDSSLKKGLSVPNMKVGVEELLPPSNSFFS
- the LOC103709075 gene encoding type I inositol polyphosphate 5-phosphatase 10-like isoform X2, whose product is MNLGNGKGKKALQSFFPKICGMWEMKASKRRELSFNASVDCGECPSFPTSASPALRKSFSETDSNSRLGGLSFNEFSSSLQDTVNTQAFRVSVATWNVGGKPPHSGLNLNDFIPADDHSDMYVLGFQEIVPLNAGNVLVIEDNQPAEKWLALINQALNRPAEADADGYPHTPSPFTNSSSQASSLNSSVSRDLKNTSGSSVSFSKTSTTEQGRRLKTCNCPPEAVVGKYCRDSCFRCPTAYISDDDDSSDEEEEVSRSFAATDLAAAVSTADKQLQYILIASKQMVGIFVTVWVRRELVEHIGHMRLSCVGRGIMGYLGNKGCISVSMSLHQTSFCFVCSHLASGEKEGDELRRNSDVMEILKNTHFRKICRSSSRRIPQRILEHDRVIWLGDLNYRIALSYSETRKLLEDNNWDALLEKDQLKIEREAGRVFKGWNEGKIYFAPTYKYSNNSDAYAGETVTSKKKRRTPAWCDRILWHGDGLVQLSYIRGESRFSDHRPVCAVFRVEVGMPDSSLKKGLSVPNMKVGVEELLPPSNSFFS